From the Synechococcus sp. HK01-R genome, one window contains:
- the pheS gene encoding phenylalanine--tRNA ligase subunit alpha, giving the protein MSATVSLQQLTDQLEALEAEAAEAIAAAADAEALEQLRVGLLGKKGRLSGVLGAMGKLPGDERPLVGQRANVLKTQVQELLSQRLQAVKSEALEARIAAETLDVTAPPSGIPAGHRHPLITTSEEIVDLFCGLGYQVAEGPEVESDHYNFTALNIPPDHPARDMQDTFYLSDNLLLRTHTSPVQIRHLEQTPPPVRIVAPGRVYRRDAVDATHSPVFHQVEVLAIDEGLDFSHLRGTVMAFLKAFFGDLPVRFRASYFPFTEPSAEVDVQWRGRWLEVMGCGMVDPAVLEGLGLDPERYSGFAAGLGVERFCMVRHGIDDIRRLYTSDLRFLEQF; this is encoded by the coding sequence GTGAGCGCCACCGTGTCACTCCAGCAGCTCACCGATCAGTTGGAGGCCCTGGAAGCTGAAGCCGCCGAGGCGATTGCCGCCGCCGCCGATGCCGAGGCGCTCGAGCAGCTGAGGGTGGGCCTACTCGGGAAGAAAGGGCGCCTCTCGGGTGTGCTCGGCGCCATGGGCAAGCTTCCAGGTGATGAGCGTCCCTTGGTGGGCCAGCGGGCCAATGTGCTGAAAACCCAGGTGCAGGAGCTGCTCAGTCAACGGCTGCAGGCTGTGAAAAGCGAAGCTCTGGAGGCACGCATTGCGGCGGAAACCCTCGATGTGACGGCTCCTCCCAGTGGCATCCCCGCTGGCCATCGCCATCCCTTGATCACCACCAGTGAAGAGATCGTCGATCTGTTCTGCGGCCTCGGTTACCAGGTGGCTGAGGGCCCCGAGGTGGAGAGTGATCATTACAACTTCACCGCCCTCAACATTCCCCCGGACCATCCGGCCCGGGACATGCAGGACACCTTCTATCTCAGCGACAACCTGCTGCTGCGGACCCACACCTCACCGGTGCAGATTCGCCACCTCGAGCAGACTCCACCGCCGGTGCGGATCGTTGCCCCTGGTCGGGTGTATCGCCGCGATGCCGTCGACGCCACCCATTCTCCGGTGTTCCACCAGGTGGAAGTGCTGGCGATCGATGAAGGGCTGGACTTCAGCCACCTGCGCGGCACGGTGATGGCGTTTCTGAAGGCCTTTTTTGGGGATCTGCCGGTGCGCTTTCGTGCCAGTTATTTCCCGTTTACAGAGCCTTCCGCTGAGGTGGATGTGCAGTGGAGGGGGCGCTGGCTCGAGGTGATGGGCTGCGGCATGGTCGATCCGGCTGTGCTGGAGGGTCTGGGGCTCGACCCGGAGCGTTACAGCGGCTTTGCGGCTGGCTTGGGTGTGGAGCGCTTCTGCATGGTGCGCCACGGCATCGATGACATCCGCCGGCTTTACACGAGCGATTTGCGTTTCCTCGAGCAGTTCTGA
- the surE gene encoding 5'/3'-nucleotidase SurE, with translation MSPLRILISNDDGVFAAGIRALAAAAASRGHQVTVVCPDQERSATGHGLTLQTPIRAERADELFDHGITAWACSGTPADCMKLALFELMDQQPDLVLSGINHGPNLGTDVFCSGTVAAAMEGTLEGLPAMAISSACFQWRNFEGAGELAVDIAEAALADGWPENLLLNLNIPPCRPETMGPLRWTRLSIRRYDEQFSPRVDPRGRTYYWLAGEVVEDLESGGDGPRDWPTDVAQIQAHAPSLTPIQPELFWRGSLSGLPELRLGDQLVR, from the coding sequence ATGTCCCCGCTGCGGATTCTGATCAGCAATGACGACGGCGTCTTCGCCGCCGGTATCCGGGCCCTGGCCGCCGCCGCCGCCAGCCGCGGCCACCAGGTGACGGTGGTCTGCCCTGATCAGGAGCGCTCTGCCACAGGGCATGGCCTCACCCTGCAGACGCCAATCCGAGCGGAGCGGGCCGATGAGCTGTTTGATCACGGCATCACCGCCTGGGCCTGCAGCGGCACTCCAGCCGACTGCATGAAGCTGGCCCTGTTCGAGCTGATGGACCAACAGCCAGATCTTGTGCTGTCGGGAATCAATCACGGCCCCAACCTGGGTACCGATGTGTTCTGCTCCGGCACCGTGGCCGCCGCGATGGAGGGCACCTTGGAGGGACTGCCGGCGATGGCCATCAGCAGCGCCTGCTTCCAGTGGCGCAACTTCGAGGGCGCCGGTGAGCTGGCCGTGGACATCGCCGAAGCGGCCCTGGCCGACGGCTGGCCGGAGAACCTGCTGCTCAACCTCAACATCCCTCCCTGCCGGCCAGAGACGATGGGCCCACTGCGTTGGACCCGCCTCTCAATCCGCCGCTACGACGAGCAATTCAGCCCCCGCGTCGATCCCCGCGGCCGCACCTACTACTGGCTAGCAGGGGAGGTGGTCGAGGACCTGGAGTCCGGCGGCGATGGTCCACGGGACTGGCCCACCGATGTGGCCCAGATTCAGGCCCACGCCCCTTCTCTCACTCCGATCCAGCCAGAACTGTTCTGGCGCGGATCCCTCAGTGGTCTGCCGGAGCTGCGGCTGGGCGATCAATTGGTTCGATAA
- a CDS encoding DUF3611 family protein, with protein MADRLDFQQLALGVRRMAWIRFWIQTALGVVVVGVLLFNNIGGSLARNSERALGLGPGLSLTTLSFFVLLYSLWQGWLIVRLGRALGSNARPSRGEASRLLKRGLLADLLGLVLAAVGYQSLAGSLFVQASLQAPGFFGSPVGGTSARSLVGYPITSIEMLSVLSNTQVLFAHTLGLIFSLWLLQRIYRTN; from the coding sequence ATGGCCGATCGCCTCGACTTCCAGCAGCTGGCCCTTGGGGTGCGCCGGATGGCATGGATCCGCTTCTGGATTCAGACCGCCCTTGGGGTGGTGGTGGTGGGTGTGCTGCTGTTCAACAACATCGGCGGCAGCCTGGCTCGGAACTCAGAGCGTGCCCTTGGCCTCGGCCCTGGCCTGTCGCTCACCACACTCTCGTTCTTTGTGCTGCTTTACAGCCTCTGGCAGGGTTGGTTGATCGTGCGTCTCGGGCGTGCCTTGGGCAGCAACGCCAGGCCGAGTCGCGGTGAGGCCAGCCGCCTGCTCAAGCGTGGTCTTCTCGCGGATTTGCTGGGGCTCGTGCTCGCAGCCGTTGGCTATCAGTCTTTGGCTGGAAGCCTGTTCGTGCAGGCTTCTCTGCAGGCACCGGGCTTCTTCGGGTCACCGGTGGGAGGCACCAGTGCCCGGAGCCTGGTGGGTTACCCGATCACCTCGATCGAGATGCTTTCAGTGCTGAGCAACACCCAGGTGTTGTTTGCCCACACCCTCGGGCTGATCTTCTCTCTCTGGCTGCTGCAGAGGATTTATCGAACCAATTGA
- a CDS encoding bifunctional riboflavin kinase/FAD synthetase: protein MIPLCSPQQARRPTALALGSFDGLHAGHRRVIEAITREPLGGIPSVVSFWPHPREVLHGEPRLRLDLPSEKLNLLEPLGIEQLVLVPFDQQLAQLSAETFVHTVLLEALQARHIAVGANFRFGRGRSGDTNTLRLLCEQANVKVSVLPILEDDGGRMSSSRIRNALSEGDLNAATQLLGRPYRFSGRVVRGRGLGRELGWPTANLQVDGRKFLPGLGVYAAWAIVGDQDQPLPAVMNLGPQPTVDPTSPSAVEVHLLDTQMELEGRELTVEPVTRLRGQERFAGLDALSAQIGRDAQQARMLLQTPVG, encoded by the coding sequence TTGATTCCCCTCTGCTCACCTCAGCAGGCCCGCAGGCCGACGGCCCTGGCCCTCGGCAGTTTTGATGGTCTCCATGCCGGACATCGGCGCGTGATCGAAGCGATCACGCGCGAGCCGCTCGGGGGTATCCCCAGCGTCGTGAGCTTCTGGCCCCACCCTCGGGAGGTGCTTCATGGCGAGCCGCGGCTGCGCCTTGATCTGCCGTCGGAAAAACTGAACCTGCTCGAACCGCTAGGGATCGAACAGCTGGTGCTCGTTCCCTTTGACCAGCAGCTGGCTCAGCTGAGTGCCGAGACCTTCGTTCACACCGTGTTGCTCGAGGCTCTCCAGGCGCGCCACATCGCTGTGGGAGCCAACTTCCGCTTTGGCCGTGGCCGCAGTGGTGACACCAACACCCTGCGCCTGCTCTGCGAGCAAGCCAACGTGAAAGTCAGCGTGCTGCCGATCCTGGAGGACGACGGAGGACGCATGAGCAGCAGTCGAATCCGAAACGCCCTCAGTGAGGGAGACCTGAACGCTGCGACCCAGCTGCTCGGGCGCCCTTACCGCTTCAGCGGACGGGTCGTACGCGGACGGGGCCTTGGGCGCGAACTGGGCTGGCCCACGGCCAACCTTCAGGTGGATGGCCGCAAATTCCTACCCGGACTGGGGGTCTATGCAGCCTGGGCGATCGTCGGCGACCAAGATCAACCCCTGCCAGCGGTGATGAACCTGGGCCCGCAACCCACCGTGGATCCCACCTCTCCCTCAGCGGTCGAGGTGCATCTGCTCGATACCCAAATGGAGCTGGAAGGCCGCGAACTCACCGTGGAGCCGGTGACACGTCTCAGAGGTCAGGAACGCTTTGCAGGACTGGACGCCCTGAGCGCCCAGATCGGCCGCGATGCCCAGCAGGCACGGATGCTGCTTCAGACACCGGTGGGGTAA
- a CDS encoding thiamine phosphate synthase, translating into MESMVVAPLRDLRVARLIDANLDRAREGLRVVEDWCRFGLDRQDLVVTLKDWRQQLGALHHDSYKQARSTATDTGAGLSHPAQQQRTETQAVVAANCARVQEALRVLEEFARETHAELAHSAASIRYGLYDLEMTIQRAGRRQQRLSQLQTSHLYLITSPVEGLVQQVDAALQAGVTLVQYRAKEGHDRTRLEEARALAALCRRHQALFIVNDRIDLALLVDADGVHLGQDDLPTSEARSLIGEERLLGRSTHQLDQLLRAQQDGCDYVGVGPVFATATKPDRSARGLDWVREASRHATIPWYAIGGIDAARIAPVREAGATRVAVVRAIMEATDPLVASRELLATLG; encoded by the coding sequence ATGGAATCGATGGTTGTCGCCCCCCTCCGCGACCTGCGTGTGGCTCGGCTGATCGACGCCAATCTCGACCGAGCCCGCGAGGGACTGCGGGTTGTTGAGGATTGGTGCCGCTTCGGCCTCGATCGCCAGGACTTAGTGGTCACCCTCAAGGACTGGCGGCAGCAGCTGGGAGCACTGCATCACGACAGCTACAAACAGGCCCGCTCCACAGCCACGGATACGGGCGCCGGCCTGAGCCATCCCGCCCAACAGCAACGCACAGAGACCCAGGCGGTTGTGGCCGCCAACTGCGCCAGGGTGCAGGAGGCCTTACGGGTGCTTGAAGAATTCGCGCGGGAAACCCACGCTGAATTAGCCCACTCCGCCGCATCGATCCGCTACGGCCTCTATGACCTGGAGATGACGATTCAGCGGGCTGGGCGACGCCAGCAGCGTCTGAGCCAACTGCAAACCAGCCACCTGTACCTGATCACGTCACCGGTTGAAGGCCTGGTTCAGCAGGTGGACGCCGCCCTCCAGGCGGGAGTGACGCTCGTGCAATACCGGGCCAAGGAAGGCCATGACCGCACACGCCTGGAGGAGGCGCGAGCGCTGGCGGCGCTCTGCCGGCGGCATCAGGCCCTGTTCATCGTCAACGACCGCATCGATCTAGCCCTACTGGTTGATGCCGATGGCGTGCATCTCGGTCAAGACGATCTCCCCACCTCTGAAGCCCGGAGCCTGATCGGTGAAGAGCGACTGCTCGGTCGCAGCACCCATCAGCTAGATCAACTGCTGCGAGCGCAACAGGACGGTTGCGACTACGTCGGGGTCGGCCCCGTTTTCGCCACCGCCACCAAACCGGATCGCAGCGCCCGAGGCCTGGATTGGGTGCGAGAGGCCAGTCGCCACGCCACGATCCCCTGGTACGCCATCGGCGGCATCGATGCCGCTCGCATCGCACCGGTCCGAGAAGCCGGTGCCACCCGCGTGGCGGTGGTGCGAGCGATCATGGAAGCGACCGACCCCCTGGTTGCCAGCCGCGAGCTGCTGGCAACCCTCGGCTGA
- the thiS gene encoding sulfur carrier protein ThiS: MATLQLQVNGERRELSPAPQHLAQAIEQLGHHPRLVVVEFNGLILTPDRWQDQPIQNGDSLEIVTIVGGGS; the protein is encoded by the coding sequence ATGGCGACACTCCAACTGCAGGTGAATGGCGAGCGCCGCGAACTTTCACCAGCTCCGCAGCATCTCGCACAAGCCATCGAGCAACTGGGGCATCACCCCCGGCTGGTGGTGGTGGAGTTCAACGGGCTGATCCTGACCCCTGATCGCTGGCAGGACCAGCCGATTCAGAACGGTGACAGCCTGGAGATCGTCACCATCGTGGGCGGTGGTTCCTAG
- a CDS encoding DUF1517 domain-containing protein, whose protein sequence is MAIPRSQPLPNRSLKRLLNRCLSALLVPALLIGLLVIQPQASEAASGGRIGGGSFRAPSMPRSGGYSRSYGGGYNRGYGGGIGFPFIIPIFGFGGGGLFGFLILMAIVGVLVNAFRGAGSGGGGNNALTGERYGGGAISAGPVTMIQMQIGLLASAKALQNDLRQLAASADTSTPSGLQRVLQETTLALLRQPDLWVYANVETGNVPFNAAEATFNRLSMTERSKLRAELTSNVNGQSSTSSEQDRGDADATNDYIAVTVLVASRRPVTLKQVETGEGLREALRILGSTASSDLIALEVIWQPDGAGDVLSADELVTAYPNLQHL, encoded by the coding sequence ATGGCGATTCCCCGGAGCCAACCTCTTCCGAACCGCTCCCTGAAGAGGCTGCTGAACCGCTGCCTCTCGGCACTCCTGGTGCCAGCACTCCTGATCGGCCTGCTGGTGATCCAACCGCAAGCCAGTGAGGCCGCAAGCGGTGGCCGGATCGGAGGCGGCAGTTTCCGCGCTCCCTCCATGCCCCGCAGCGGTGGCTACAGCCGCAGCTATGGCGGTGGCTACAACCGCGGCTACGGCGGTGGAATCGGCTTCCCGTTCATCATCCCGATCTTCGGTTTCGGCGGAGGGGGCCTGTTCGGCTTCCTGATCCTGATGGCGATTGTGGGGGTGCTGGTGAACGCTTTCCGTGGGGCTGGCAGTGGTGGCGGCGGCAACAACGCCCTGACTGGAGAGCGCTACGGCGGCGGAGCCATCAGCGCCGGCCCGGTGACCATGATCCAGATGCAGATCGGACTGCTCGCCAGCGCCAAGGCCCTGCAGAACGACCTGCGCCAGCTGGCAGCCTCCGCCGATACCAGCACCCCCAGTGGCCTCCAACGGGTGCTGCAGGAAACCACCCTCGCCCTGTTGCGCCAACCAGACCTCTGGGTTTACGCGAATGTCGAAACCGGCAACGTGCCATTCAACGCAGCGGAAGCCACGTTCAATCGCCTCTCGATGACGGAACGCAGCAAACTGCGCGCTGAACTCACCAGCAACGTCAACGGCCAGAGCAGCACCTCCTCCGAACAAGACCGTGGCGATGCCGATGCCACCAATGACTACATCGCCGTCACCGTCTTAGTGGCCAGCCGTCGGCCGGTCACGCTGAAACAAGTCGAGACCGGTGAAGGGCTTCGGGAAGCCCTGCGCATCCTCGGATCCACCGCTTCGAGCGACCTGATCGCCCTTGAAGTGATCTGGCAGCCCGACGGAGCCGGAGACGTGCTCAGCGCCGACGAGCTCGTGACGGCATACCCGAACCTGCAGCATCTCTGA
- the larB gene encoding nickel pincer cofactor biosynthesis protein LarB, whose amino-acid sequence MTLTAHLDWDRRRRLGISEAIWGEHKTAEQIAAILESFHGRGEAALVTRVDAGKAADVAALLPDLRLQWHDQARCLSCGHHPLDQNASEAPVTILSGGTSDLPVAKEAQLALEFHGVAASLMLDVGVAGLHRLLERLPLLRSSRVLIACAGMEGALPTVLAGLMPQPVIGVPVSVGYGVSAGGRAALDGMLASCAPGLAVVNIDNGYGAAMAALRILQASVD is encoded by the coding sequence ATGACCTTGACAGCTCATCTCGACTGGGATCGTCGCCGTCGCTTAGGCATCAGCGAGGCGATCTGGGGGGAGCACAAGACGGCTGAGCAGATCGCGGCGATTCTGGAGTCGTTCCACGGCCGCGGCGAAGCGGCGCTTGTGACACGCGTGGATGCTGGCAAAGCCGCTGATGTGGCGGCGTTGCTGCCTGATCTCCGCCTGCAATGGCACGATCAGGCCCGCTGCCTCAGCTGCGGTCACCATCCCCTTGACCAGAACGCGTCTGAGGCGCCAGTCACGATCCTGAGCGGTGGCACCAGTGATCTTCCGGTGGCCAAGGAAGCGCAGCTGGCCTTGGAGTTCCATGGAGTGGCAGCCTCTCTGATGCTCGATGTGGGAGTCGCGGGTCTGCACCGTCTCCTGGAGCGTTTGCCATTGTTGCGCTCCTCGAGAGTGCTGATCGCCTGCGCCGGCATGGAGGGTGCTCTACCCACCGTGCTGGCTGGGTTGATGCCTCAGCCGGTCATCGGTGTGCCCGTGTCGGTCGGCTACGGCGTCAGTGCTGGAGGCCGGGCGGCCCTAGACGGCATGCTGGCCAGCTGCGCCCCTGGACTCGCAGTCGTCAACATCGACAACGGCTATGGCGCTGCGATGGCTGCGTTGCGCATCCTGCAGGCGTCAGTCGACTGA
- a CDS encoding TIGR03792 family protein has product MADPQGGDDAAVIEHLKVKVPEAARQAWLEAEQGSWEPWLAHQEGFLGRDLLWDPEAEEGTLLIRWSSREAWKAIPEQEVEAVQQRFEQLAREGTGQRQGNPFPLVFEGELLPQ; this is encoded by the coding sequence ATGGCTGATCCGCAGGGTGGCGACGACGCTGCGGTGATCGAGCATCTCAAGGTGAAGGTGCCGGAGGCCGCCCGGCAAGCTTGGCTGGAGGCCGAGCAGGGCAGCTGGGAACCCTGGCTTGCCCACCAAGAGGGGTTTCTGGGGCGTGATCTGCTCTGGGATCCCGAGGCCGAGGAAGGCACCTTGCTGATCCGCTGGAGCAGCAGGGAAGCCTGGAAAGCGATTCCAGAACAGGAGGTGGAGGCTGTGCAACAGCGCTTTGAGCAGCTAGCGCGTGAGGGCACAGGGCAGCGTCAGGGCAATCCATTCCCGCTGGTCTTTGAAGGCGAACTGCTGCCGCAATGA
- the ispF gene encoding 2-C-methyl-D-erythritol 2,4-cyclodiphosphate synthase, with translation MQLRIGNGYDIHRLVPGRPLILGGQRLHHPDGLGLDGHSDADVLVHAIMDALLGALSLGDIGKYFPPDDPRWKGADSLVLLEQVVALVRERGWQVLNLDSVVVAERPKLKPHIEAMRCAIATRIGIEPEQVGVKATTNEKLGPEGREEGISAQAVALLQAL, from the coding sequence ATGCAGCTCCGCATCGGCAACGGCTACGACATCCACCGTCTCGTGCCAGGGCGGCCACTGATTTTGGGCGGTCAGCGACTGCACCATCCCGATGGCCTCGGCCTAGACGGGCATAGCGATGCCGATGTGCTGGTGCACGCCATCATGGATGCCCTGCTCGGTGCCCTCTCCCTGGGGGATATCGGCAAATACTTCCCCCCGGATGATCCCCGCTGGAAGGGGGCCGACAGCCTGGTGCTGCTGGAGCAGGTCGTGGCTCTTGTCAGGGAGCGCGGTTGGCAGGTGCTGAATCTCGATTCGGTGGTGGTCGCTGAGCGCCCCAAGCTCAAACCTCACATTGAGGCGATGCGCTGTGCCATTGCCACGCGCATCGGCATCGAACCTGAGCAGGTGGGGGTGAAGGCCACCACCAACGAGAAGCTCGGCCCTGAGGGGCGGGAAGAGGGAATCTCCGCTCAGGCGGTCGCGCTGCTCCAGGCGCTGTGA
- the trmD gene encoding tRNA (guanosine(37)-N1)-methyltransferase TrmD, with protein sequence MAAFRLDVVSLAPHAFAPLEELGVIGRAFAAGIAELHLHNPRDYATDRYRKVDDEPYGGGAGMVLKPEPVYAAVEAIPVLPRRRVLLMTPQGTPLGQSDLQRWADDCDQLVLLCGHYEGFDERIRPLADEEVSLGDFVLTGGELPAMTIINGVVRLLPGTVGTAHSLVEESHSDLLLEHPHYTRPAEFRGLSVPDVLRSGDHGAIEHWRQQQREQRTAERRPDLFTRWQQQQQQQQ encoded by the coding sequence ATGGCTGCGTTCCGCCTGGATGTGGTGAGCCTGGCTCCCCATGCCTTCGCTCCTCTCGAAGAGCTGGGTGTGATCGGTCGAGCCTTCGCTGCCGGCATTGCCGAGCTGCACCTTCATAATCCTCGCGATTACGCCACCGATCGCTATCGCAAGGTTGACGATGAGCCCTATGGCGGTGGCGCTGGCATGGTGCTCAAGCCGGAGCCGGTCTATGCCGCCGTGGAGGCGATTCCGGTGCTGCCCCGGCGCCGCGTGTTGCTGATGACACCGCAGGGGACGCCCCTTGGCCAGTCGGATCTGCAGCGCTGGGCTGACGATTGCGATCAGCTCGTGCTGCTCTGCGGGCACTACGAGGGTTTTGATGAACGGATCAGACCTCTGGCGGATGAGGAGGTGTCGTTGGGGGATTTTGTGCTGACAGGTGGTGAGCTGCCGGCGATGACGATCATCAACGGGGTGGTGCGTCTCCTCCCGGGCACCGTCGGCACGGCCCATTCGCTCGTGGAGGAAAGCCATAGCGATCTGTTGCTCGAGCATCCTCACTACACCCGCCCCGCAGAGTTCCGCGGTCTGTCCGTGCCCGATGTGTTGCGCAGTGGCGATCATGGCGCGATCGAACACTGGCGGCAGCAGCAGCGCGAGCAGCGAACCGCGGAGCGCAGGCCAGACCTCTTCACCCGCTGGCAGCAACAGCAACAGCAACAGCAGTAG
- a CDS encoding phycobiliprotein lyase, with the protein MTDLPFPPTDLGAFLQLCDGRWMSLRSVFQLDGSEDWHSCERGELVMECVEGASDAGPSLEVRNGEGRQLASMRFAADGALVLQASQGDQSGQWQLHGDGCLELTLPAEAGASLRERIWFTKANLRLRSTTLMDRDGTPRQASFCSEIRRVTAPGS; encoded by the coding sequence ATGACCGACCTCCCCTTCCCGCCCACTGATCTCGGCGCGTTCCTGCAACTTTGCGACGGGCGCTGGATGAGTCTGCGCAGCGTGTTCCAGCTCGATGGTTCCGAGGACTGGCACAGCTGTGAGCGTGGGGAGCTGGTGATGGAGTGCGTGGAGGGTGCGTCTGACGCTGGCCCCAGCCTGGAGGTGAGGAACGGTGAGGGACGTCAGCTGGCTTCAATGCGTTTTGCCGCAGACGGTGCCTTGGTTCTGCAGGCAAGCCAGGGCGATCAGAGTGGCCAGTGGCAACTGCACGGTGATGGCTGTCTGGAGCTGACCCTGCCCGCTGAGGCTGGCGCCAGCCTGCGCGAGCGGATCTGGTTCACCAAGGCGAATCTGCGCCTACGCAGCACCACCCTGATGGATCGGGACGGGACGCCGAGGCAGGCCAGTTTCTGCTCGGAGATCCGCCGGGTCACAGCTCCAGGCTCCTGA
- the era gene encoding GTPase Era: MEASSQPYRSGFVALIGRPNVGKSTLVNQLVGDKVAITSPVAQTTRNRLRAILTTPEAQLILVDTPGIHKPHHLLGERLVQSARAAIGEVDQVLLLLEACEAPGGGDAFIVNLLRQQRLPVQVVLNKWDLVPPARKPEADAAYRELLDGSHWSVHHCSALDGQGCTELVTAVSALMPEGPQLYPPDMVSDQPERLLMAELIREQVLTHTREEVPHSVAVQIDRVEDMPSKGKGKPRTAVLATVLVERKSQKGILIGKGGAMLKTIGQGARLQMQTLIDGPVYLELFVKVVPDWRSKPARLAELGYAEE, translated from the coding sequence ATGGAAGCTTCCTCACAGCCTTACCGCTCCGGTTTTGTGGCCCTAATCGGTCGGCCCAATGTGGGCAAGTCGACCTTGGTGAATCAGCTCGTGGGCGACAAGGTGGCGATCACATCACCGGTGGCGCAAACGACACGCAACCGGCTGCGGGCGATCCTCACCACCCCGGAGGCCCAGCTGATTTTGGTGGATACTCCTGGGATCCATAAACCCCATCACCTGCTGGGGGAGCGGTTGGTGCAAAGCGCGCGCGCGGCCATCGGTGAGGTGGATCAGGTGTTGCTGCTTCTGGAGGCCTGCGAAGCTCCTGGCGGCGGTGATGCCTTCATCGTCAATTTGCTGCGTCAGCAGCGCCTGCCCGTGCAGGTGGTGCTCAACAAATGGGATCTGGTGCCTCCCGCTAGGAAGCCGGAGGCGGACGCGGCCTATCGGGAGTTGCTCGACGGCAGCCATTGGTCGGTGCACCATTGCTCGGCCCTCGATGGCCAGGGCTGCACGGAGCTGGTGACGGCGGTGAGCGCGCTGATGCCGGAAGGGCCGCAGTTGTACCCCCCTGACATGGTGAGCGATCAGCCGGAGCGGTTGCTGATGGCAGAACTGATTCGCGAGCAGGTGCTGACCCACACCCGTGAAGAGGTGCCCCACAGCGTGGCGGTGCAGATCGACCGGGTGGAGGACATGCCCTCGAAGGGCAAGGGCAAGCCCCGCACCGCCGTGCTCGCCACCGTGCTGGTGGAACGCAAGAGCCAGAAGGGGATCCTGATCGGCAAAGGGGGGGCGATGCTCAAAACGATTGGTCAGGGCGCCCGCCTGCAGATGCAGACCCTGATCGATGGTCCTGTCTATCTGGAGCTGTTCGTGAAGGTGGTGCCCGATTGGCGAAGTAAGCCGGCCCGGCTTGCGGAATTGGGCTATGCCGAGGAGTGA
- a CDS encoding Bax inhibitor-1 family protein, producing MPASSNFQEAIRQAQSSALVGPNVVNKALPYVGGGMVLTAGGVLGGMATMASIGYGAFNTLSLIAIIPWFILFFVAQNAANKANNGTALPLMATFSLLTGFTLTGLVVQAIAVAGAASIGIAALATGLTFVVASIAGRRMSDSVGQALSAVVGLGLIGLLIAMVGIFIAGFFVPGIFAATNLAIAGFGTVLFVGMAFVDFYTMPRTYRDDQFLAGALGMYLTYINLFIFVLRLIIALQGGGRRD from the coding sequence ATGCCTGCCAGCAGCAATTTCCAGGAAGCCATCCGTCAGGCGCAGTCCAGCGCTTTGGTGGGGCCCAATGTCGTCAATAAAGCCCTCCCCTACGTGGGGGGTGGCATGGTGCTCACCGCCGGTGGCGTACTGGGCGGCATGGCCACGATGGCTTCGATCGGTTACGGCGCCTTCAACACCCTGTCGCTGATCGCGATCATCCCCTGGTTCATCCTCTTCTTCGTGGCCCAGAACGCCGCGAACAAGGCCAACAACGGCACAGCCCTGCCGCTGATGGCCACCTTCAGTTTGCTCACCGGCTTCACGCTCACCGGCCTGGTGGTGCAGGCCATCGCCGTTGCTGGTGCTGCCTCGATTGGCATTGCAGCCCTCGCGACCGGCCTCACCTTCGTGGTGGCCTCGATCGCGGGCCGTCGCATGAGCGACAGCGTTGGTCAAGCCCTCAGCGCTGTGGTTGGCCTCGGCCTGATCGGTCTGCTGATCGCGATGGTGGGCATCTTCATCGCCGGCTTCTTTGTGCCCGGCATCTTTGCGGCCACCAACCTGGCGATTGCTGGTTTCGGCACCGTGCTCTTCGTGGGCATGGCCTTCGTGGATTTCTACACGATGCCCCGCACCTACCGGGATGATCAGTTCCTGGCCGGCGCGCTGGGGATGTATCTCACCTACATCAACCTGTTCATCTTTGTGCTCCGTCTGATCATTGCCCTGCAAGGAGGCGGCCGCCGCGATTGA